DNA from Helicobacter pylori:
AATGGGCGTTGTCTCTTATTCCGTGTTTCAAGCGTTTGAAAAGGCTTTGAGTCGGTTTAAAGAGGGCGTTGTTTTGATTGTGGATTCTTTAAGGCGTTTGATTGTGGGGAGCGCTTCAGTTAAAGAATTGAGTGGGGTAATAGGCATTGTGGGGGCGTTAAGCCATGCCAATAGCGTGAGCATGCTTTTGTTGTTTGGGGCGTTTTTGTCTATCAATTTAGGGATTTTAAATTTACTACCCATTCCAGCCTTAGATGGGGCGCAAATGCTAGGGGTCGTTTTTAAAAATATTTTTCATATCGCTTTGCCAACGCCCATACAAAATGCGTTGTGGCTAGTGGGGGTGGGGTTTTTGGTTTTTGTCATGTTTTTAGGGCTTTTTAATGACATCACTCATTTGCTATAAAAGGGGGAGTTGGTGCATGTATTGAGCGTGAGCGAAATCAACGCGCAAATCAAAGCCCTTTTAGAAGCGACTTTTTTGCAAGTTAGGGTTCAAGGGGAAGTGAGTAATTTGACTATCCACAAGGTGAGTGGCCATGCGTATTTTTCGCTCAAAGACAGCCAATCAGTCATTAGATGCGTGCTGTTTAAAGGGAACGCTAACAGGCTCAAATTCGCTTTAAAAGAAGGGCAGGAAGTGGTTGTTTTTGGGGGTGTTAGCGTGTATGTCCCAAGAGGGGATTATCAAATCAATTGCTTTGAAATAGAGCCTAAAGATATAGGTTCATTAACTTTAGCTTTAGAGCAATTGAAAGAAAAATTACGCCTTAAAGGCTATTTTGATGAAGCGAATAAATTACCCAAACCGCATTTTCCTAAACGAGTGGCAGTCATCACTTCTCAAAATTCAGCCGCTTGGGCGGACATGCAAAAGATCGCTTCCAAACGATGGCCGATGTGTGAATTAGTCTGCATCAATACCTTAATGCAAGGGGAAGGGTGCGTTCAAAGCGTGGTGGAGAGCATCGCTTATGCGGATAGTTTTCATGACACAAAAAACGCTTTTGATGCGATTGTAGTGGCTAGGGGTGGGGGGAGCATGGAGGATTTGTATTCTTTCAATGATGAGAAAATCGCTGATGCTCTGTATTTGGCTAAAACCTTCAGCATGTCAGCTATTGGGCATGAGAGCGATTTTTTATTGAGCGATTTAGTGGCGGATTTAAGGGCTTCTACGCCTTCAAACGCGATGGAGATTTTGCTCCCTAATAGCGATGAGTGGTTGCAAAGACTTGATGGGTTTAATGTGAAATTGTGCCGCTCTTTTAAGATTTTACTCCATCAAAAAAAGGCGCATTTAGAGCATTTAGCGGCTTCTTTGAAACGATTGAGTTTTGAAAACAAGCACCATTTAAACGCTTTAAAGCTAGAGAAATTAACAATCGCTTTAGAAAATAAAACCCTAGAATTTTTACGCCTTAAAAAAACGCTTTTAGAAAAAATCTCTACCCAACTATCCACAAGCCCTTTTTTACAAACCAAAACAGAGCGCTTAAACAGGCTAGAAAACGCCCTCAAACTCGCTTACGCAAATTTGAAACTGCCCCAATTCGGGGCGTTTGTGAGTAAAAATGATCAAGCGATAGAATTAGAGGCATTAAAAATGGGCGATAAAATTGAATTAAACAATGAAAAAGCCAGAGCGAGCGCTGAAATTTTGAGCGTGGATAGGGTGTAGGGGTTTGAAAAATAAGATTTAAAATACAATAGATTTTGTTTTTAAAATTTCGTATTCACTTCTTTTAATGATCTTTTCTAAACGCAATAGCATGATGTTTGAAATCGTGTTTTGATGCCCTTTGTTTTTTAAAATGCTAGCGGCTTGCGGGTTATTTTTAATTCTTTCTTCTTTTTGACACAAATAAAAAGACCAATTCAAATAATGATCCTTATTAGCTTCTATAACCGCTTGCGCTGTTGTCCCACTGCCTGCAAAAAAATCTAAAATAATAGAATCTTTAGGGGTGGAGCATAACAATAAATATTTAATCAATCCTACAGGTTTTGGCGTCTTAAAAAGCCCCTTTAAGCCTAATTTTTCTAGATCTTTTGTGCCTTGTCGGCTATAAAAGTCTAACACGCTCAAACAATTATCTTGCGATTCTTTTAGGTAATATTTTTCATAAGGGCGATTGTTCTTAAAAATAAGCCTGTTTTGATAATATAACTCCTTAAGCTTTTCATCGCTGCTCCACCCTCTGCTTTTTAAGGGTTCTAAAAAAAGATTGATTTCTTGTATCGCTACACTGCGTGGGTTTGAAGGCGTGGATAAATCTTTAGCGAAATAAATCTCACCTTTTTCATCCACCAAATTATAATTTTTTAAAAAATTAAAATGTTCTTTTTGAGATAATTCTTTGATTTGTTCTTTTAAGACAAGTTGGGCTTGAGCTTGTCCTTTTTGTTTGAAAACGTTCTTAATCATTCGCATTAAATCTTTCAAGGGTTTAGCATAGATGGGCAAAAGCGTTCGTAAGATTTTAAAACCAGGAGCGAACGCTTTATTTTTGGCGTAGCTTAAAACATACTCATGGGTAATGTTGATGTGTTTTGCGTTAGAACTTGTGGCTTGTTTGGTGATAAAAGTGCCTAAAAAATTGCGCGTTCCAAAAATTTCATTGGCAATGATTTTAACTTCAGCCATTT
Protein-coding regions in this window:
- a CDS encoding DNA methyltransferase: MHKVFIMEALECLKRIEKESIQTIYIDPPYNTKSSNFEYEDAHADYEKWIEEHLILAKSVLKQSGCIFISIDDNKMAEVKIIANEIFGTRNFLGTFITKQATSSNAKHINITHEYVLSYAKNKAFAPGFKILRTLLPIYAKPLKDLMRMIKNVFKQKGQAQAQLVLKEQIKELSQKEHFNFLKNYNLVDEKGEIYFAKDLSTPSNPRSVAIQEINLFLEPLKSRGWSSDEKLKELYYQNRLIFKNNRPYEKYYLKESQDNCLSVLDFYSRQGTKDLEKLGLKGLFKTPKPVGLIKYLLLCSTPKDSIILDFFAGSGTTAQAVIEANKDHYLNWSFYLCQKEERIKNNPQAASILKNKGHQNTISNIMLLRLEKIIKRSEYEILKTKSIVF
- the xseA gene encoding exodeoxyribonuclease VII large subunit codes for the protein MHVLSVSEINAQIKALLEATFLQVRVQGEVSNLTIHKVSGHAYFSLKDSQSVIRCVLFKGNANRLKFALKEGQEVVVFGGVSVYVPRGDYQINCFEIEPKDIGSLTLALEQLKEKLRLKGYFDEANKLPKPHFPKRVAVITSQNSAAWADMQKIASKRWPMCELVCINTLMQGEGCVQSVVESIAYADSFHDTKNAFDAIVVARGGGSMEDLYSFNDEKIADALYLAKTFSMSAIGHESDFLLSDLVADLRASTPSNAMEILLPNSDEWLQRLDGFNVKLCRSFKILLHQKKAHLEHLAASLKRLSFENKHHLNALKLEKLTIALENKTLEFLRLKKTLLEKISTQLSTSPFLQTKTERLNRLENALKLAYANLKLPQFGAFVSKNDQAIELEALKMGDKIELNNEKARASAEILSVDRV